TCTAAGAGCACGCACATGACGCCAGGGGCGTCCGGCGCAAGCGCCGCACCTCGTAGGCCTGCAGCTTCAGCTGCAGAATAGCCGTGAGAGAAAACAGAGAAGCACTTAGAATGTCAAAGAATATTACTGTTCGCGGCGCTCGTGAACATAATTTAAAAAATGTGACAGTTGAGTTGCCCCGTGAAAAGCTCATTGTATTCACTGGTCCCTCAGGCTCAGGAAAATCCTCACTTGCCTTTGACACAATATATGCCGAAGGACAGCGCCGTTATGTAGAAAGCTTGTCGGCTTATGCCCGCCAATTTTTGGAAATGATGCAAAAGCCAGATGTCGATGCCATTGAAGGTCTGTCTCCTGCCATTTCAATTGAACAAAAAACCACATCCAAAAACCCACGCTCGACCGTAGGCACCGTCACAGAAATTTATGATTATCTACGTTTGCTTTTTGCTCGTATTGGCATTCCTTATTCACCAACAACCGGCTTGCCCATCTCAAGCCAAACGGTCACTCAAATGGTCGACCAAATCATGGAACTCAAAGAAGGCACAAGAGCCTACCTACTTGCGCCTATCATCAGAGGCCGCAAAGGCGAATATAGAAAAGAATTCGCAGAGCTCATGAAAAAGGGCTTTGGACGTGTAAAAGTTGACGGTCAGTTTTATGAAATAGCCGACGTCCCGGCATTAGATAAAAAATTCAAACATGATATTGATGTAGTCGTCGATCGCATCATCGTACGTGCTGACATTGCCTCAAGACTAGCAGACAGTTTAGAAACCGCGCTAGAACTAGCCGATGGTCTCAGCATCCTAGAATTAGCTGATCCGGCTAAAGAGCCAGAAGATCAAGAGCGGTTAATCTTTTCAGCCAACTTTGCCTGCCCAGAATCTGGCTTTACTATTGAAGAAATCGAACCAAGACTTTTTTCTTTCAACAACCCTTTCGGCGCTTGCCCAAAATGTGATGGCCTAGGCACACAATTAAAATTCGAAGCAGATCTGGTCATCCCAAATCCGAAACTAAGTTTGAAAGACGGCGCAATCCAACCCTGGGCTAAAACAGGCAACACCTCTCCCTATTATGCTCAAACTCTGGAAGCTATTTCAAAACATTACAAAGTCCCCATGACTAACTCCTGGGAAAGCCTGAGCGAAGAGATGCAATCAACCATTCTTTATGGCTCTGGTAATGAAGAAATTACCTTCAAATATGAAGATGGCACCAGAAGCTTCAAAACAAAAAAACCGTTTGAAGGCGTGATTAACAACATCGATCGCCGCTGGCGCGAAACAGAGTCTAATTGGGTCAGAGAAGAACTATCAAAATACCAATCAGCTCAACCCTGTGCACATTGCGGCGGCGCCCGTTTAAAACCGCAAGCGTTAGCTGTAAAAATCAACGATCAACACATTGGTGACATTGCCGAAATGTCAATCAAAGAAGGATTAAAGTGGGCAACTGATCTCCCCCCTCACTTGAGCAAGAAACAACTGCAAATTGCAGAACGAATTTTAAAAGAAATTCGTGAACGCCTAAACTTCCTCAATGATGTCGGCCTTGATTATCTTTGCCTTTCACGAAATTCCGGCACCCTCTCTGGCGGAGAAAGCCAGCGCATTCGCTTAGCCTCTCAAATAGGATCCGGGTTAACAGGCGTACTCTATGTATTAGATGAACCCTCAATCGGCCTACATCAACGCGACAACGCCATGCTATTGGAAACATTGAAAAATTTAAGAGACCTTGGCAACACAGTCATCGTTGTCGAACATGATGAAGACGCTATTCTAGCAGCTGATCATGTGCTTGATATCGGCCCTAAAGCTGGTATCCATGGCGGAGAAATAGTCGCCGCAGGCACACCTAAAAAAATCATGTCCACCAAAAAGAGTGTGACAGGACAATACCTCACTGGTGAAAAATTTATCGCGCCCCCACAAAACAGACGGCAACCAGATGCAAGCCGTCAAATCACAGTCAAAGGGGCTAAAGAAAACAACCTCAAGAACATTTCAGCCAGCATTCCAATGGGGCTTTTCACTTGTCTAACGGGTGTTTCTGGCGGAGGAAAATCAACGTTCCTCATCGAGACTTTATATAAAGCAACAGCGCGCAAGTTAAATAACGCCCGCCATGTGCCAGGTGAACATGAGAGCATAGAAGGCCTCGAGCAACTCGACAAAATCATCGACATTGATCAATCTCCAATTGGCCGAACGCCGCGCTCTAACCCCGCCACCTATACAGGCGCATTTACACACATCAGAGATTGGTTCGCGGGCTTGCCTGAATCAAAAGCACGTGGCTACAAACCGGGTCGTTTCTCCTTTAACGTTAAAGGCGGACGCTGCGAAGCCTGCCAGGGTGATGGTGTCATTAAAATTGAAATGCACTTCTTGCCAGATGTTTATGTGACATGCGACCAATGTAAGGGCAAACGTTATAATCGCGAAACCCTGGAAGTCCAGTTCAAAGGAAAATCCATCGCAGATGTTTTAGACATGACAGTTGAAGAAGGCGCAGAGTTCTTCAAAGCCGTCCCTTCTGTTCGTGATAAAATGGAGACCTTAAACCGCGTTGGCCTCAGCTACATTAAAATCGGCCAGCAAGCCACAACCCTTTCTGGCGGCGAAGCCCAGCGCGTAAAACTAGCCAAAGAACTCTCCAAACGAGCAACGGGGCGCACATTCTACATCCTTGATGAACCAACCACCGGCCTTCATTTTGACGATGTCGCCAAATTACTAGAAGTGCTGCATGAACTTGTCGAGCAAGGCAATACAGTCGCTGTCATTGAACATAATCTGGAAGTGATTAAAACCGCAGACTGGATCATTGACCTCGGTCCTGAAGGCGGGGATGGTGGCGGCGAAGTCGTAGCAGTTGGTCCGCCAGAAGAAATCGTCAAAGAAAAAAGAAGCTACACAGGTCAATTCTTAAAAGAATTACTAGAGAGACGCCCTATTTCACAAGATAAAACCGTGAAAAACTCAAACGCATCTCAGAAAACAAAACCCGCGCCTAAAAAGAAAGCTGCAAAAACAACATCAAAACCTGCAGCAAAACCAACAACCAAAACAACGGCAAAAGTAAAATCAACAAGAAAAACAACACCTAAGAAGAAAGCAACAAAACAGACAACTTGATAAAAATTGCTAATCTCATGATAAAGACCTGATCTTAACTTTGCCTGAAAAAGAACTTGCTCAGAGATGAGATGCCTTCTACCCTTCTTATTACAATCATAAGGGAGGTACTGAATGCGCAATTTGTTAAAATCATTTTGTCCAAATATCGCAAATCTAATTCTATCAACTCTGGCAATCATTGTGGCCACCACAATTACCCTCACTAGCGCAACAGCTCATGGCCCAACACGCCAAAAAGTCACCAAAAAAGTAGAGATAAACGCCAGCCCGGCTCAAGTATGGGCTGCCGTTAAAAACTTTGACAACATGAATTGGCACCCAGCCATAGAAAAAACCACCGGCAAAGGTGGAAACGCAATTGATGCTACCCGCCAGCTAACCTTAAAAGGCGGCGCAACCATTGATGAAGTCCTTTATAAATATAGCGAAGAGAAAATGAGCTATTCATATCGGATCACAAAAGTGGATGTAAAAGTCCTTCCCATAAACAATTACTCATCTCACTTGACGGTTGAACCCGTTGAAGGATCTGACGGCAAAAAATCAACCGTCACCTGGAAAGGCGCATTCTATCGTGGTTACATGAACAATGATCCACCCGAAAATCTAAATGATGCCGCCGCAATAAAAGCTGTAACCGGTGTTTATGAATCTGGCCTAGCCGCTTTAAAGAAACAAATTGAATCAGGCTCTTAAAATTATCAAGAAAGTTCACAAAAAGAATAACTGGCATCATACTTTCAGCTTCCCAGAGAACTTAAATAGTTTCCTGGGAAGAACAACTTTTTTTATCTTTTTATTCTTTGCCAATCTACAAACTTCAAAAGCGGCAGAAGCTTATATCACAAACCAAACAGACAGCACTGTCACGGTTATTGATCTAACGTCTTTAAAACAAACTCATTCTATCCAAATTGGCGGCAAGCCAGCGGGCATTGCAGTCAGTGGGCAAGGTGACTATGCCTATATCTCCAGTACAGAAGGCAAATACATCTCAAAGCTGGATTTAAAAACCAAACAAGTCACAAAACTCACTCAATTATCAAGCGCCCCCCTAGGCATCGCCACTCACCCAAACGGCAAATGGCTCTATGTAGCTGATTGGTACAAACACCTAATTTATGTCATTGACGCTGCCAATGGTATGATCACAGCTCGCATTCCAGTTGGCAAATCTCCCTCTGGTCTTGACCTGTCACCAAATGGCAAATGGCTTTATTCAACAGATAGAGATGACAATCAGGTTTCAGTCATCAATACGACAACAAACAAAGTCACAGCCACAATAAAAACTGGCATCCGCCCCTTTGGCATCACAGTGAATAAAGAAGGCACAAAAGCCTATACTGCCAATGTCAAAAGCCATGATGTCTCTATCCTGGATTTAAAAAACAACAAATTACTCAAATCCGTCAAAGTCGGCAAACGTCCCTATGCCGTAGCATTGGCTAAGAACAAAGCCTTTGTGACAGACCAATATAATGAAACTGTAAGCGTCATTGATCTCTCCTCAAATGAGCGGATCAAGCTAATTGATGTTGGAGAATACCCGGAAGGCATAGCACCAGGGCCAAATGGAAAATATGTCTACGTCGCCTGCTGGTTTTCTAATTTATTGATGAAAATTGATACAACCACTCTTAAAGTTGTAGGAGAGGTCAAAACCGGCGATGGCCCCAGAGCCTTTGGGCGGTTTATACTTAAGTAAGTGCCTTTGGGCGATTTATCTTAAATTGAGCCTTTGGGCGATTTATCTTAAATTGAGCCTTTGGGCACTTCATACTAAAATAAACCCTTGAACACTTCATCAATAACGAAGCCTTACCAAGAGAAACAAAACAAACGAATCACTTCAAACTACTCACCACCCGTCAACAAGAAATATCACTCAAAGCCCCTTTCCCACATAAAAACATGGCCCTAGTCATTCTCCTTTGAAAACCTCAAAATATAGGGCAAGATATTTTTTTAATTTTTTCCCCCACCTGTGAATATGGGGGACAGTGCTCAACAGTCACTACAGAAACCATCAAAATTTTGTAAATTACACCCATGCAAGACATAGCCATAAAACAAAATGACCAATCAACAGAAGTCAAAGCCGACATCGATGATCTTCCATTTCGGCTTGCCCCACATAATATTCAGGCAGAACAAGAGCTTCTGGGTGCAATATTAATTAATAATGAAGCCGCAGACCGCGTTTCAGGTTTTTTATCTGAAGAACATTTCTTCGATCCCCTACACGCGCGTATTTTCGAAACAGCTAGCCGACTCATTCAAAGTGGTAAGCAAGCCACGCCAGTTACCCTCAAAACATATTTTGAGAGTGAAGAATCATTGGGTGAAATCACAGTCCCCCAATATCTCGGACGCTTGGCTGCCAACGCGACATCTATTATTAATGTCAAAGATTATGGCCAAACCATTTATGACCTCTCTGTACGCCGCGCCCTGATTAACATTGGCGAAGATATGGTCAACACAGCTTACGACAGTGGAGTAGATCAACCACCAGAAGAGCAAATCAGCGCCTCAGAACAATTGCTCTATTCCCTCGCTGAACAAGGCAAATACGGCTCTGGCTTTTGCTCCTTTAAAGATGCGATCGCAGACGCCATCGAAATGGCTAACAACGCTTACCTTAGAGATGGTGGCCTCTCAGGCGTATCAACAGGTCTTTCAGATCTTGATCAAAAAATGGGTGGCTTGCAAAAATCTGACCTCATCGTTTTAGCCGGTCGTCCGTCAATGGGTAAAACAGCGCTTGCAACCAACATCGCCTTCCAAATAGCCAATGCTCATAAAGCCGAACAACAACCAGACGGCTCAATGAAAGATACAGATGGCGCTGTTGTCGCATTTTTCTCACTCGAGATGTCAGCCGAACAATTAGCAACACGGATCATTTCAGAACAAGCAGAAATTCCATCAGAGAAAATTCGCCGTGGTATGATCGACGAAACTGATTTCCGCAAATTGGTTGAAAAATCTCAGGCACTCAACGAAGTCCCGTTATATATCGACCAAACCGGTGGCATCTCCATCGCCCAACTTTGCGCTAGAGCTCGCAAATTAAAACGCCAAAAGAACTTAGGCGTCATCATCATTGACTACCTCCAGCTTCTTTCTGGTTCAAAAAGAACCGGCGAAGGCAGAGTGAACGAAGTAACAGAAATCACGACCGGTCTGAAAGCTTTGGCCAAAGAACTCGAAGTTCCGGTAATCGCTCTCTCTCAGCTGTCTCGTCAGGTTGAAAACAGAGACGACAAACGCCCACAACTATCAGACCTTCGTGAATCAGGCTCGATCGAGCAGGATGCTGACGTAGTGATGTTTGTGTACCGCGAAGAATATTACGTCTCGCGCGCCCAACCATCAGAATCAGACGTAGAAGCCACAGTAAAATGGCAGGACGAAATGGCCCAAGTTGAAGGCAAAGCCGAAGTTATCATCGGCAAACAACGCCACGGCCCAACAGGCACAGTAAGGCTTGCTTTTAACGGCAACTACACCCGCTTCTCAGACCTAATAGAAGACGACCACATGCCCTATAGAACAGACTGACATGCTATCATGTTTAATTATAACTAATGGCACTAGTCTGAAAAGCGCTTGGAATAGTCGTGAGAGGTATAACGACGGTTGCTTTTCCTAGTTATAGTGGGCAACCTAGATTTGAAAATGATATCTAGATAAACGAAGAAGGAGCACGGCCCCGTCAGGGCCGAGGGACATGACGCCAGGGGCGTCCGGCGCAAGCGCCGCCCCTCGGAGGCCCAAGCGCGATTAAGCGCTTGGTATAGCCGTGAGAGAAAAAGAGATTCCCAAAAAAGCTACATATAGTTGCCAGCAATGCGGTAATATAACCACCCAATGGGCCGGCAAATGCTCGGCTTGCGGTGAGTGGAACTCCATTGTAGAAGAAAGTGCAGAACCCATTGCCGTTGCTGGTCAAAAGTCAGCTCCAAGACGCAAACGCTCTGGAGTGGCTTTAGAGACCTTTGATGGCGAAGAGCAAATCATCAAACGCTATCCAACCAATTTTAGCGAACTTGATCTTGTTACAGGCGGTGGCCTTGTGCCCGGTTCTGCCATTTTGGTTGGCGGCGACCCTGGCATTGGCAAATCAACCCTCCTTACTCAATTGGCTGCAAATCTGGCCAATCAAAACAAACGCGTGCTATATTTCTCAGGTGAAGAAGCAACTGCACAAGTCCGGCTAAGAGCAGACCGCCTCGGCGTTAAAAAAGCAAAAGTTGAACTCGCCGCTGAGACAAATTTAGAAGCCATTCTCGCAACCATCAGTGAAGGTGATACCCCATCCCTTTGCATCATAGATTCTATCCAAACCTTATGGACAGATACAGTAGATGCAGCCCCAGGTACCGTCACCCAGTTGCGCGCAACAACTCACTCGCTTATACGCTTGGCTAAAAAGTCAAACATCTGTCTCATCCTTGTTGGCCACGTCACTAAAGAAGGCGCCATCGCGGGCCCAAAAGTCATCGAACATATGGTCGACACTGTGCTTTATTTTGAAGGCGAGCGCGGCGCACAATTTCGCATCTTAAGGGCACAGAAAAACCGCTTCGGCCCAACAGATGAGATCGGCGTTTTCGAAATGCGCGATAATGGGTTGAACGAAGTCACCAACCCATCTGAAATTTTCTTAAGCAACCGCAATGAAAAAGGACCG
The sequence above is a segment of the Hyphomicrobiales bacterium 4NK60-0047b genome. Coding sequences within it:
- a CDS encoding cytochrome D1 domain-containing protein; protein product: MNQALKIIKKVHKKNNWHHTFSFPENLNSFLGRTTFFIFLFFANLQTSKAAEAYITNQTDSTVTVIDLTSLKQTHSIQIGGKPAGIAVSGQGDYAYISSTEGKYISKLDLKTKQVTKLTQLSSAPLGIATHPNGKWLYVADWYKHLIYVIDAANGMITARIPVGKSPSGLDLSPNGKWLYSTDRDDNQVSVINTTTNKVTATIKTGIRPFGITVNKEGTKAYTANVKSHDVSILDLKNNKLLKSVKVGKRPYAVALAKNKAFVTDQYNETVSVIDLSSNERIKLIDVGEYPEGIAPGPNGKYVYVACWFSNLLMKIDTTTLKVVGEVKTGDGPRAFGRFILK
- the radA gene encoding DNA repair protein RadA; its protein translation is MREKEIPKKATYSCQQCGNITTQWAGKCSACGEWNSIVEESAEPIAVAGQKSAPRRKRSGVALETFDGEEQIIKRYPTNFSELDLVTGGGLVPGSAILVGGDPGIGKSTLLTQLAANLANQNKRVLYFSGEEATAQVRLRADRLGVKKAKVELAAETNLEAILATISEGDTPSLCIIDSIQTLWTDTVDAAPGTVTQLRATTHSLIRLAKKSNICLILVGHVTKEGAIAGPKVIEHMVDTVLYFEGERGAQFRILRAQKNRFGPTDEIGVFEMRDNGLNEVTNPSEIFLSNRNEKGPGTSVFAGIEGTRPVLVEIQALVAPSPFGTPRRAVIGWDSGRLNMILAVLESRCGIVLGKHDVYLNIAGGMKINEPAADLAAAAALMSAFVNNPLPDEAVFFGEISLSGGIRRVSHTSQRLREAEKLGFSSCFIPENNKQTGDVTIRCQAIKHLSEIAKIVS
- a CDS encoding SRPBCC family protein; its protein translation is MRNLLKSFCPNIANLILSTLAIIVATTITLTSATAHGPTRQKVTKKVEINASPAQVWAAVKNFDNMNWHPAIEKTTGKGGNAIDATRQLTLKGGATIDEVLYKYSEEKMSYSYRITKVDVKVLPINNYSSHLTVEPVEGSDGKKSTVTWKGAFYRGYMNNDPPENLNDAAAIKAVTGVYESGLAALKKQIESGS
- a CDS encoding replicative DNA helicase, with translation MQDIAIKQNDQSTEVKADIDDLPFRLAPHNIQAEQELLGAILINNEAADRVSGFLSEEHFFDPLHARIFETASRLIQSGKQATPVTLKTYFESEESLGEITVPQYLGRLAANATSIINVKDYGQTIYDLSVRRALINIGEDMVNTAYDSGVDQPPEEQISASEQLLYSLAEQGKYGSGFCSFKDAIADAIEMANNAYLRDGGLSGVSTGLSDLDQKMGGLQKSDLIVLAGRPSMGKTALATNIAFQIANAHKAEQQPDGSMKDTDGAVVAFFSLEMSAEQLATRIISEQAEIPSEKIRRGMIDETDFRKLVEKSQALNEVPLYIDQTGGISIAQLCARARKLKRQKNLGVIIIDYLQLLSGSKRTGEGRVNEVTEITTGLKALAKELEVPVIALSQLSRQVENRDDKRPQLSDLRESGSIEQDADVVMFVYREEYYVSRAQPSESDVEATVKWQDEMAQVEGKAEVIIGKQRHGPTGTVRLAFNGNYTRFSDLIEDDHMPYRTD
- the uvrA gene encoding excinuclease ABC subunit UvrA — protein: MSKNITVRGAREHNLKNVTVELPREKLIVFTGPSGSGKSSLAFDTIYAEGQRRYVESLSAYARQFLEMMQKPDVDAIEGLSPAISIEQKTTSKNPRSTVGTVTEIYDYLRLLFARIGIPYSPTTGLPISSQTVTQMVDQIMELKEGTRAYLLAPIIRGRKGEYRKEFAELMKKGFGRVKVDGQFYEIADVPALDKKFKHDIDVVVDRIIVRADIASRLADSLETALELADGLSILELADPAKEPEDQERLIFSANFACPESGFTIEEIEPRLFSFNNPFGACPKCDGLGTQLKFEADLVIPNPKLSLKDGAIQPWAKTGNTSPYYAQTLEAISKHYKVPMTNSWESLSEEMQSTILYGSGNEEITFKYEDGTRSFKTKKPFEGVINNIDRRWRETESNWVREELSKYQSAQPCAHCGGARLKPQALAVKINDQHIGDIAEMSIKEGLKWATDLPPHLSKKQLQIAERILKEIRERLNFLNDVGLDYLCLSRNSGTLSGGESQRIRLASQIGSGLTGVLYVLDEPSIGLHQRDNAMLLETLKNLRDLGNTVIVVEHDEDAILAADHVLDIGPKAGIHGGEIVAAGTPKKIMSTKKSVTGQYLTGEKFIAPPQNRRQPDASRQITVKGAKENNLKNISASIPMGLFTCLTGVSGGGKSTFLIETLYKATARKLNNARHVPGEHESIEGLEQLDKIIDIDQSPIGRTPRSNPATYTGAFTHIRDWFAGLPESKARGYKPGRFSFNVKGGRCEACQGDGVIKIEMHFLPDVYVTCDQCKGKRYNRETLEVQFKGKSIADVLDMTVEEGAEFFKAVPSVRDKMETLNRVGLSYIKIGQQATTLSGGEAQRVKLAKELSKRATGRTFYILDEPTTGLHFDDVAKLLEVLHELVEQGNTVAVIEHNLEVIKTADWIIDLGPEGGDGGGEVVAVGPPEEIVKEKRSYTGQFLKELLERRPISQDKTVKNSNASQKTKPAPKKKAAKTTSKPAAKPTTKTTAKVKSTRKTTPKKKATKQTT